A region of Hoplias malabaricus isolate fHopMal1 chromosome 12, fHopMal1.hap1, whole genome shotgun sequence DNA encodes the following proteins:
- the usp9 gene encoding ubiquitin carboxyl-terminal hydrolase 9X isoform X6, with amino-acid sequence MTATTRGSPVGGNDSQDQGQAPDSQSQPPLPQNQTSSPTSSNENSPVSPPDEQAQGDCPPQLEEEEPAFPHADLAKLDDMINRPRWVVPVLPKGELEVLLEAAIDLCKKGLDVKCEACQRFFRDGLTISFTKILTDEAVSGWKFEIHRCIINNTHRLIELCVTKLSQDWFPLLELLAMATNPHCKFHIYNGTRPSETVPAGVQLAEDELFARPPDPRSPKGWLVDLVNKFGTLNGFQILHDRFMSGQALNVQIIAALIKPFGQCYEFLTLHTVKKYFLPIIEMVPQFLENLTDEELKKEAKNEAKNDALSMIIKSLKNLASRVPGQEETVKNMEIFRLKMILRLLQISSFNGKMNALNEVNKVISSVSYYTHRHGNPEEAEWLTAERMAEWIQQNNILSIVLRDSLHQPQYVEKLEKILRFVIKEKALTLQDLDNIWAAQAGKHEAIVKNVHDLLAKLAWDFSPEQLDHLFDCFKESWTNASKKQREKLLELIRRLAEDDKDGVMAHKVLNLLWNLAHSDDVPVDIMDQALSAHIKILDYSCSQDRDTQKIQWIDRFIEELRSNDKWVIPALKQIREICSLFGEAPQNLSQTQRSPHVFYRHDLINQLQHNHALVTLVAENLSAYMESMRQFSKEHTDFDPQTVRPGSRYSHVQEVQERLNFLRFLLKDGQLWLCAPQAKQIWKCLAENAVFLCDREACFKWYSKLMGDEPDLDPDINKDFFENNVLQLDPSLLTENGMKCFERFFKAVNCREGKLVAKRRVYMMDDLELIGLDYLWRVVIQGSDDIASRAIDLLKEIYTNLGPKLQANQVEIHEDFIQSCFDRLKASYDTLCVLDGDKDSINCARQEAIRMVRVLTVLREYITECDSDYHEERTILPMSRAFRGKHITLIVRFPNQGRQVDDLDIWSHTNDTIGSVRRCILNRIKANSAHTKIELFIGGDIVDPADDRKLIGQLSLKDKTLITAKLTQVSTNMPSSPDSSSDSSTGSPGNHGNHYSDGPNPEVESCLPGVIMSLHLRYISFLWQVADLGCNLNMPLLRDGARVLMKLMPPDNTTVENLRAICLDHAKLGENSLSPTLDSRFFGPSPSQVLYLIEVVYALLMPASGTLGEDASDFQYNFLKSGGLPLVLSMLTRNNFLPNADMETRRGAYLNALKIAKLLLTAVGFGHVKAVAEACQPVAEGTIPVSPINQVTHDQALVLQSALQNIPNPSAECMLRNVAIRLAQQISDENFFQALKYVPDICVIRAVQKIVWASGCGTIQLVFSSNEEISKIYEKTNAGNEPDAEDEQVCCEALEVMTLCFALIPTALDALSKEKAWQTFIIDLLLHCQSKSVRQMAQEQFFLMATRCCMGHRPLLFFITLLFTVLGSTAKERAKHAGDYFILLRHLLNYAYNSNINLPNAEVLLNNEIDWLKRIKDEVKRTGETGVEETILEGHIGVTKELLAFQTPEKKYYIGCEKGGANLIKELIDDFLFPASNVYLQYMKTGEFPTEQAIPVCSSPATITAGFELLVALAVGCVRNLRQIVDTLTDMYYSGCEALTEWEYLPPVGPRPNKGFVGLKNAGATCYMNSVIQQLYMIPPIRNGILAIEGTGSDVDDDMSGDEKQDNESNVDPRDEVFSYHHQFDDKPSLNKSEDRKEYNIGVLRHLQVIFGHLASSRLQYYVPRGFWKQFRLWGEPVNLREQHDALEFFNSLVDSLDEALKALGHPAMLSKVLGGSFADQKICQGCPHRYECEESFTTLNVDIRNHQNLLDSMEQYVKGDLLEGANAYHCEKCNKKVDTVKRLLIKKLPPVLAIQLKRFDYDWERECAIKFNDYFEFPRELDMEPYTVAGVAKLEGLDMHPENQQVIQQNEPSELEPPCSSRYRLVGVLVHSGQASGGHYYSYIIQRNGSGGEGERNRWYKFDDGDVTECKMDDDEEMKNQCFGGEYMGEVFDHMMKRMSYRRQKRWWNAYILFYERMDSLDKDSELVKYISELSLSTKPHQVKMPSAIECSVRKQNVQFMHSRMQYSLEYFQFIKKLLTCNGVYLNPPPGQDHLLPEAEEIAMISIQLAARFLFSTGFHTKKVVRGPASDWYDALCVLLRHSKNVRCWFAHNALFAYPNRFSEYLLECPSAEVRGAFSKLVVFIAHFSLQDGPYPSPVASPGPSSQGCDNLSLSDHLFRAVLNLLRREVSEHGRHLQQYFNLFVMYANLGLAEKTQLLKLSVPATFMLVALDEGPGPPIKYQYAELGKLYTVVSQLVRCCDVATRMQSSINGNPPLPNPYGDPSLTQPIMPLQQLVAEILFVRTSYVKKIIEDCSNSEETIKLLRFCCWENPQFSSTVLSELLWQVAYSYTYELRPYLDLLLQILLIEDSWQTHRIHNVLKGIPDDRDGLFDTIQRSKNHYQKRAYQCIKCMVALFSNCSVAYQILQSNGDLKRKWTWAVEWLGDELERRPYTGNAQYTYNNWSPPVQSNETSNGYFLERSHSARMTLAKACELCPEECHLMKHEVVSEEDAGRKPSSPQQLLPGEVTGQQHHTEPDDQEAPDDQDSSPPEDTSLYPHSPGTQYQQQNNLPHGQPYTGPAAQHMNNPQRPGVRAQENWEPPEEVPPAQTKD; translated from the exons ATGACTGCCACGACACGTGGCTCCCCTGTAGGGGGGAATGACAGTCAGGACCAGGGCCAAGCTCCGGACAGTCAGTCCCAGCCGCCACTGCCCCAAAATCAG ACATCCTCTCCCACCTCATCCAATGAGAACTCTCCAGTGAGCCCTCCAGATGAACAGGCCCAGGGAGACTGCCCGCCccagctggaggaggaggagcctgCTTTTCCCCATGCAGACCTAGCCAAGCTGGATGACATGATCAACAG ACCCCGCTGGGTTGTTCCAGTTTTGCCAAAGGGTGAATTAGAAGTCCTTCTAGAAGCTGCTATAGATCTTTGTAAAAAAG GACTTGATGTCAAGTGTGAAGCCTGCCAGAGGTTTTTTCGTGACGGCTTGACAATATCCTTTACGAAAATATTGACGGATGAGGCCGTTAGCGGATGGAAATTTGAGATTCAT AGGTGCATAATCAACAACACCCATCGTCTTATAGAGTTGTGTGTGACCAAGCTCTCTCAGGACTGGTTCCCTCTTCTAGAGCTGTTGGCCATGGCCACCAACCCTCATTGCAAGTTCCACATATACAATGGTACCCGGCCCTCAGAGACAGTGCCTGCTGGGGTGCAGTTGGCTGAAGACGAGCTCTTCGCCCGCCCACCTGACCCTCGCTCTCCCAAG GGCTGGTTGGTGGATTTAGTAAACAAATTTGGCACATTAAACGGGTTTCAAATTCTGCATGATCGGTTTATGAGTGGTCAAGCTCTGAATGTTCAGATCATCGCTGCACTCATCAA GCCTTTTGGGCAGTGCTATGAGTTTCTCACTTTGCACACGGTAAAGAAGTACTTCCTTCCTATCATTGAAATGGTTCCCCAGTTTCTAGAAAACCTCACTGATGAAGAGTTGAAAAAAGAAGCCAAGAATGAAGCCAAAAATGATGCTTTGTCTATGATAATCAAATCATTAAAGAATTTGGCTTCACGAGTACCTGGGCAAGAGGAAACAGTCAAGAACATGGAGATTTTTAGGTTAAAAATGATTCTTAG GTTATTGCAAATTTCTTCGTTTAATGGAAAAATGAATGCACTAAATGAAGTAAACAAGGTGATCTCAAGTGTCTCATACTACACACATCGCCACGGCAACCCTGAGGAGGCAGAGTGGCTCACTGCAGAGCGTATGGCT GAGTGGATCCAGCAGAATAACATTTTGTCCATTGTACTGCGGGACAGCCTTCATCAGCCACAATATGTAGAGAAACTGGAGAAGATTTTACGATTTGTCATCAAGGAAAAAGCACTTACACTGCAGGACCTGGACAATATTTGGGCCGCCCAG GCTGGGAAGCATGAAGCTATTGTGAAGAATGTTCATGATCTCCTTGCAAAGTTGGCTTGGGACTTCTCTCCTGAGCAGCTGGACCATCTCTTTGACTGTTTTAAG GAAAGCTGGACTAATGCAAGTAAAAAACAACGGGAGAAGTTGTTGGAACTTATTCGAAGACTTGCAGAGGATGACAAAGATGGTGTGATGGCTCACAAAGTGCTAAATCTGCTGTGGAACCTGGCCCATAGTGATGATGTACCTGTGGACATCATGGACCAAGCTCTCAGCGCTCATATCAAGATTCTGGATTACAGTTGCTCGCAG GACAGGGATACCCAGAAGATTCAGTGGATTGATCGCTTTATTGAGGAGTTGCGATCCAATGATAAGTGGGTAATTCCTGCACTGAAGCAAATTCGAGAGATCTGCAGTCTGTTTGGAGAAGCTCCTCAAAATCTCAG TCAAACGCAGAGGAGCCCACATGTATTTTATCGACATGACCTTATCAACCAACTGCAGCACAATCATGCCCTGGTCACTCTGGTGGCTGAAAACCTGTCAGCATATATGGAGAGCATGAGACAGTTCTCTAAAG AACACACAGATTTTGACCCTCAGACAGTCAGACCTGGAAGCCGATACAGTCATGTACAAGAAGTCCAGGAGCGTTTGAACTTTTTGAG GTTTCTGCTGAAGGACGGACAGCTGTGGCTCTGTGCTCCTCAGGCCAAGCAGATCTGGAAGTGCCTGGCAGAGAATGCTGTTTTCCTGTGTGATCGTGAAGCCTGCTTCAAATGGTACTCCAAACTAATGGGGGACGAGCCGGACCTTGACCCCGACATCAACAAGGACTTTTTTGAAAACAATGTGCTGCAGCTGGATCCTTCACTTCTGACTGAAAATGGCATGAAATGCTTTGAGCGCTTCTTTAAAGCCGTGAACTGCAGGGAGGGCAAACTTGTGGCGAAGCGGCGGGTGTATATGATGGATGATTTGGAGTTGATTGGACTAGATTACCTGTGGAGG GTTGTAATTCAAGGAAGTGATGATATCGCTAGCCGAGCAATTGATTTGCTCAAAGAAATTTACACAAATCTTGGACCAAAATTACAAGCTAATCAG GTAGAGATTCATGAGGATTTTATTCAGTCTTGCTTTGACCGGCTTAAAGCCTCCtatgacacactgtgtgtgctCGACGGGGATAAGGACAGCATTAACTGTGCCAGGCAGGAGGCCATCCGCATGGTGAGGGTTTTGACTGTGCTCAGGGAGTACATCACAGAGTGTGACAGCGATTACCACGAAGAAAGGACCATCCTTCCCATGTCCAG AGCATTTCGGGGAAAGCACATTACCCTAATAGTGCGATTTCCTAATCAAGGCAGACAGGTGGATGACCTGGACATCTGGTCCCACACCAATGACACGATTGGTTCAGTGCGGCGCTGCATTCTCAATCGAATTAAGGCCAACAGTGCACACACGAAAATCGAACTCTTCATTGGCGGGGACATTGTAGATCCTGCAGATGATAGGAAGTTGATTGGGCAGCTCAGTCTTAAAGACAAAACg CTCATCACAGCCAAGCTCACCCAGGTCAGCACCAATATGCCTTCAAGCCCTGACAGCTCATCAGACTCTTCCACAGGCTCCCCCGGGAACCATGGCAACCACTATAGTGATGGGCCAAACCCTGAAGTGGAGAGCTGTCTTCCTGGAGTG ATAATGTCCCTGCACCTACGCTACATCTCATTCTTATGGCAAGTAGCTGACCTGGGCTGTAATCTCAACATGCCTCTCCTGCGAGATGGAGCTCGAGTCCTTATGAAACTCATGCCTCCAG ATAACACTACTGTGGAAAACCTTCGAGCCATCTGCCTGGATCATGCTAAACTTGGAGAAAACAGCCTTAGCCCAACCCTCGACTCACGCTTCTTTGGACCATCACCTTCTCAAGTCCTTTACTTGATAGAG GTGGTTTATGCCTTGCTGATGCCTGCTAGTGGTACACTAGGAGAGGATGCTAGTGACTTCCAGTACAACTTTTTGAAGAGTGGTGGTCTGCCTCTAGTCTTGAGCATGCTCACCCGAAATAACTTCCTTCCAAACGCTGACATGGAGACGCGACGGGGAGCCTATCTGAATGCACTAAAAATAGCCAAGCTCCTGCTTACTGCAGTGGGGTTTGGCCATGTGAAGGCTGTGGCTGAAGCATGTCAGCCAGTCGCTGAGGGCACCATCCCCGTGTCACCT ATTAATCAGGTCACTCATGACCAGGCCCTGGTGCTTCAGAGTGCCCTGCAGAACATCCCCAATCCCTCAGCTGAGTGCATGCTCCGCAACGTAGCCATCCGACTAGCTCAGCAGATCTCTGATGAG aacttttTCCAAGCTTTGAAGTATGTCCCAGACATCTGTGTCATCAGAGCTGTCCAAAAGATCGTCTGGGCGTCAGGTTGTGGCACTATTCAGCTTGTCTTCAGTTCCAATGAAGAGATCAGCAAGATCTATGAAAAG ACAAATGCAGGGAATGAGCCTGATGCAGAGGACGAACAAGTATGCTGTGAGGCCCTAGAGGTCATGACCCTGTGCTTTGCCCTTATCCCTACTGCCCTAGATGCACTTAGTAAAGAGAAGGCCTGGCAGACCTTCATTATTGATCTGCTACTGCACTGCCAGAGCAA GTCTGTTCGTCAGATGGCACAAGAACAGTTCTTTCTCATGGCCACGAGGTGTTGTATGGGACACAGGCCACTCTTGTTCTTCATCACCCTCCTCTTCACAGTTTTAGGT AGCACTGCAAAAGAAAGAGCCAAACATGCTGGTGATTACTTCATCCTTTTGAGGCACTTGCTCAACTACGCATATAATAGCAACATTAACCTTCCTAATGCAGAGGTTCTTCTGAACAATGAGATTGATTGGTTGAAAAGAATCAAG GACGAGGTTAAGAGAACTGGGGAGACAGGGGTGGAAGAAACCATTTTAGAGGGCCATATTGGTGTCACAAAAGAATTGCTGGCTTTCCAGACCCCAGAAAAGAAGTACTATATAGGCTGTGAAAAGGGTGGAGCCAATCTCATCAAG GAGTTAATAGATGACTTCCTCTTCCCAGCCTCTAATGTGTACTTGCAATACATGAAGACTGGAGAGTTCCCCACTGAACAGGCAATACCTGTGTGTAGCAGTCCAGCCACTATTACTGCTGGTTTTGAGCTCCTTGTTGCACTAGCTGTCGGATGTGTGCGCAATCTCAGACAGATTGTTGACACGCTAACTGACATGTACTACTCAG GTTGTGAGGCACTTACAGAATGGGAGTACTTGCCCCCTGTGGGCCCAAGGCCCAATAAGGGCTTTGTGGGGCTAAAGAATGCAGGTGCAACTTGCTACATGAATTCAGTCATTCAGCAGCTCTACATGATCCCACCCATCAGAAACGGCATCCTAGCTATTGAGGGCACGGGTAGCGATGTGGATGATGACATGTCTGGGGATGAGAAACAGGATAATGAG AGTAATGTTGATCCACGGGATGAAGTCTTCAGTTATCATCACCAGTTTGATGACAAGCCATCACTGAATAAATCAGAGGATAGGAAAGAATACAATATTGGGGTTCTGCGACACTTGCAGGTGATTTTTGGACACCTTGCATCATCCAGGCTGCAATACTATGTTCCCAGGGGTTTCTGGAAACAATTTAG gttaTGGGGAGAACCAGTAAATTTGAGGGAGCAGCATGATGCCCTTGAGTTCTTTAACTCCCTTGTAGATAGTTTAGATGAGGCTTTGAAAGCACTGGGGCATCCTGCCATGTTGAGCAAAGTACTTGGAGGTTCCTTTGCAGATCAAAAGATCTGTCAGGGCTGCCCTCACAG ATATGAGTGTGAGGAATCCTTCACGACACTGAATGTAGATATCAGAAACCATCAGAATCTTCTTGATTCCATGGAACAGTATGTGAAGGGAGACTTGCTTGAGGGTGCTAATGCCTACCACTGTGAAAAATGCAACAAGAAA GTTGACACAGTAAAGCGCTTGCTTATTAAGAAACTGCCCCCAGTGCTGGCCATCCAGTTGAAGCGATTTGATTATGACTGGGAACGGGAGTGTGCCATAAAGTTCAATGACTACTTTGAGTTTCCCCGGGAGCTGGACATGGAGCCATACACTGTAGCAGGAGTAGCCAAACTAGAGGGCTTGGATATGCATCCTGAAAATCAG cAGGTGATCCAACAAAATGAACCCTCTGAGCTGGAGCCACCCTGCAGTTCACGTTACAGACTTGTGGGGGTGCTAGTGCATTCAGGCCAGGCCAGTGGAGGCCACTATTACTCTTATATCATCCAGAGGAATGGCAGCGGTGGGGAGGGTGAGAGAAACCGCTGGTACAAGTTTGATGATGGAGATGTCACTGAATGCAAGATGGACGACGACGAAGAGATGAAGAACCAGTGCTTTGGGGGCGAGTACATGGGCGAAGTGTTTGACCACATGATGAAGCGCATGTCATACCGTCGGCAGAAGCGCTGGTGGAACGCTTACATCCTGTTCTATGAGCGTATGGACTCATTGGACAAAGACAGCGAGCTGGTAAAGTACATCTCAGAACTGAGTTTGAGCACCAAGCCACACCAGGTGAAGATGCCCTCAGCCATTGAGTGCAGCGTGCGCAAACAGAACGTCCAGTTCATGCACAGCCGCATGCAGTACAGTCTGGAGTATTTCCAATTCATCAAGAAACTGCTCACCTGTAATGGTGTCTATCTGAACCCTCCTCCAG GCCAAGACCATCTTTTGCCTGAAGCAGAAGAAATAGCGATGATTAGTATTCAGCTCGCTGCTAGGTTTCTCTTCAGCACAGGATTCCACACGAAGAAAGTTGTCCGTGGCCCTGCTAGTGATTG GTATGATGCCTTGTGCGTCCTGCTTCGACACAGCAAGAATGTACGCTGCTGGTTTGCACACAATGCCCTCTTTGCCTACCCAAACCGCTTCTCTGAATACCTGCTTGAGTGCCCCAGTGCTGAGGTCCGGGGCGCTTTCTCTAAACTCGTAGTATTTATTGCTCATTTCTCATTGCAAGATGGACCCTACCCATCACCGGTTGCCTCACCAGGACCATCCAGTCAG GGCTGTGATAATCTGAGCTTAAGTGACCACTTGTTCCGAGCTGTACTCAACTTGTTACGGAGAGAAGTGTCTGAGCATGGCCGTCACTTGCAGCAGTACTTCAATCTGTTTGTCATGTATGCCAACCTAG GCTTGGCAGAGAAGACCCAGCTTTTGAAGCTTAGTGTGCCTGCCACATTCATGCTAGTGGCTCTGGATGAGGGCCCAGGTCCACCCATTAAGTACCAGTATGCTGAGCTAGGAAAGCTGTACACGGTGGTATCGCAACTTGTGCGCTGCTGCGATGTAGCAACCCGTATGCAGTCCTCAATTAATG GTAACCCACCACTTCCAAACCCCTATGGGGATCCTAGCTTGACGCAACCCATAATGCCTCTGCAGCAGCTAGTCGCAGAGATCCTGTTTGTGCGGACCAGCTATGTGAAGAAAATCATTGAGGACTGTAGCAACTCAGAGGAAACCATTAAACTGCTGCGATTTTGTTGCTGGGAAAATCCTCAGTTCTCCTCCACTGTACTCAGTGAGCTACTGTGGCAG GTTGCATATTCCTACACATATGAGCTAAGGCCTTACCTGGACTTGCTGCTACAGATTCTGCTCATTGAGGACTCCTGGCAAACTCACAG gATACACAATGTGTTAAAGGGTATCCCAGATGATCGTGATGGGCTGTTTGACACCATCCAGCGCTCCAAGAACCACTACCAGAAGAGAGCCTACCAGTGCATTAAGTGCATGGTGGCTCTGTTCAGCAACTGCTCAGTGGCCTATCAGATCTTACAG AGCAATGGAGACCTGAAGAGAAAATGGACATGGGCAGTAGAGTGGCTTGGTGATGAACTAGAGCGCAGGCCGTACACTGGCAATGCCCAGTATACGTACAACAACTGGTCACCTCCTGTCCAAAGCAATGAAACCTCCAATGGCTACTTCCTTGAGCGATCCCACAGTGCACGCATGACATTAGCCAAGGCCTGTGAGCTTTGCCCTGAGGAG